From the genome of Azospira restricta, one region includes:
- a CDS encoding lytic transglycosylase, protein MTFRITRALPLALLVLAPAAHASDAPLSLSAASSLGSYAAPEASEALAPAAGETGTPAATLPTTELSAPPTLPDTIDLTATPDDLFVRIRNGFGMPNLNGDLVLSQQQWYLNRPDYLRRMVDRSARYLHFIVEELERRGMPTELAFLPMVESAYNPMAYSRAHASGLWQFIPSTGKNYNLKQDWWMDQRRDIVAATGAALDYLQTIYDMHGDWFLALASYNWGEGAVARAIKKNEAKGLPTDYQSLTMPAETRNYVPKLQALKNIFSNPQLLASLDLPPVPNRAYFATVTPGTNIDVKVAAKLAEMPVQEFVALNPAHNRPVIKSETPLVIPAEKLETFQANLESHQEDDKPLSKWQTYTLKSGEKLEKVAPRFGITLADLKRVNGLNGRLKTTAGLTLLVPAGDGVGSADMAALPEQPRLPSADPAPAKAAAVVVRKGETLAAVARRTGVGAAELRRINRLAGDRIAPGTKLLLAAAPAPATTAPATKPAVRAGKAAVAARKPRVTRYTVKRGDTLYSIARQFKVEQQDLLRWNGPATKALQPGQQLTIQLAQNDD, encoded by the coding sequence ATGACGTTCAGAATCACCCGCGCCCTGCCGCTCGCGCTGCTTGTCCTGGCCCCGGCAGCTCATGCCTCGGACGCCCCGCTCAGCCTGTCGGCGGCCTCCTCGCTCGGCAGCTATGCCGCCCCGGAAGCGAGCGAGGCGCTTGCGCCGGCCGCCGGCGAAACCGGCACGCCGGCCGCCACGCTGCCGACCACCGAACTCAGCGCGCCGCCCACGCTGCCCGACACGATCGATCTGACGGCAACGCCGGACGACCTCTTCGTGCGCATCCGCAACGGCTTCGGCATGCCGAACCTGAACGGTGACCTGGTCCTTTCGCAGCAGCAGTGGTACCTCAACCGCCCGGACTACCTGCGGCGGATGGTCGACCGCAGCGCCCGCTACCTGCACTTCATCGTCGAGGAGCTCGAGCGCCGCGGCATGCCGACCGAGCTCGCCTTCCTGCCGATGGTCGAGAGCGCCTACAACCCGATGGCCTACTCGCGCGCGCACGCCTCCGGCCTGTGGCAGTTCATCCCGAGCACCGGCAAGAACTACAACCTGAAGCAGGACTGGTGGATGGACCAGCGCCGCGACATCGTCGCCGCCACCGGCGCCGCGCTCGACTACCTGCAGACCATCTACGACATGCACGGCGACTGGTTCCTGGCGCTGGCCTCGTACAACTGGGGCGAGGGCGCGGTCGCCCGGGCGATCAAGAAGAACGAGGCGAAGGGCCTGCCCACCGACTACCAGAGCCTGACCATGCCGGCCGAGACGCGCAACTACGTGCCCAAGCTGCAGGCGCTGAAGAACATCTTCTCCAACCCGCAGCTGCTCGCCAGCCTCGACCTGCCGCCGGTACCGAACCGCGCCTATTTCGCCACGGTGACGCCGGGCACCAACATCGACGTCAAGGTCGCGGCAAAGCTCGCCGAGATGCCGGTGCAGGAGTTCGTCGCGCTCAACCCGGCGCACAACCGGCCGGTGATCAAGTCGGAAACGCCGCTGGTGATCCCGGCCGAGAAACTGGAGACCTTCCAGGCCAACCTGGAAAGCCACCAGGAAGACGACAAGCCGCTCTCCAAGTGGCAGACCTACACGCTGAAAAGCGGCGAGAAGCTGGAAAAGGTCGCGCCGCGCTTCGGCATCACGCTGGCCGACCTGAAGCGGGTCAACGGCCTCAACGGCAGGCTGAAGACGACCGCCGGGCTGACGCTGCTGGTTCCCGCCGGCGACGGCGTCGGCAGCGCCGACATGGCCGCGCTGCCGGAGCAGCCGCGCCTGCCGTCGGCCGACCCGGCGCCGGCCAAGGCCGCCGCGGTGGTCGTGCGCAAGGGCGAAACGCTGGCGGCGGTCGCCCGCCGCACCGGCGTCGGCGCCGCCGAGCTGCGCCGCATCAACCGCCTCGCCGGCGACCGCATCGCCCCCGGCACGAAGCTGCTGCTGGCCGCCGCGCCCGCGCCGGCCACCACGGCGCCGGCGACGAAGCCCGCCGTCCGTGCGGGCAAGGCGGCCGTCGCCGCCAGGAAGCCGCGCGTCACCCGCTACACCGTCAAGCGCGGCGACACCCTCTATTCGATCGCCCGCCAGTTCAAGGTCGAGCAGCAGGACCTGCTGCGCTGGAACGGGCCGGCGACGAAAGCCCTGCAGCCCGGCCAGCAGCTGACCATCCAGCTCGCCCAGAACGACGACTGA
- a CDS encoding YIP1 family protein: MLMNDIPRMLVSEKRGWEDIDRSHFSHRWFFRSVVMPMSLLPPALYAYAELVHPGAIFPLSVPAVTPLQLAVMGVVFYGLQLAMVAYMAMFIQNMSLAHDHDPGYDGAYALAAIAPVPLWLSSLSMLVPSTGFVLAVGALAWVASIALLRHGVRPLLHVHDEKIAHYIANVVTLGGLAAWVALLVVAGLIFSVLMIWWNI, encoded by the coding sequence ATGCTGATGAACGATATTCCCCGGATGCTCGTTTCCGAAAAGCGTGGCTGGGAGGACATTGACCGCTCGCATTTCTCGCACCGCTGGTTCTTCCGCAGCGTCGTCATGCCGATGTCGCTGCTGCCGCCGGCGCTCTACGCCTACGCCGAACTGGTGCATCCCGGCGCCATCTTCCCGCTGTCGGTACCGGCGGTGACGCCGCTGCAGCTGGCGGTCATGGGCGTCGTCTTCTACGGCCTGCAGCTGGCGATGGTCGCCTACATGGCGATGTTCATCCAGAACATGTCGCTGGCGCACGACCACGACCCCGGCTACGACGGTGCTTACGCGCTGGCGGCGATCGCGCCGGTGCCGCTGTGGCTGTCGTCGCTGTCGATGCTGGTGCCGAGCACCGGCTTCGTGCTGGCCGTCGGCGCGCTGGCGTGGGTGGCATCGATCGCGCTGCTGCGCCACGGCGTGCGGCCGTTGCTGCACGTCCATGACGAGAAGATCGCCCACTACATCGCCAACGTCGTCACGCTCGGCGGCCTGGCGGCGTGGGTCGCGCTGCTCGTCGTCGCCGGCCTGATCTTCAGCGTGCTGATGATCTGGTGGAACATCTGA